The following are from one region of the Centropristis striata isolate RG_2023a ecotype Rhode Island chromosome 19, C.striata_1.0, whole genome shotgun sequence genome:
- the add1 gene encoding alpha-adducin isoform X1 translates to MNGDSGAGVVTAPPPTTAPHKERYFDRVDESSPEYQRERNMAPDLRQDFNMMEQRKRVSMILQSPAFCDELETMIQDQLKKGKTPTSLLALQQIADFMTTSMPSMYPAAPQGGMAALNMSLGMVTPVNDLRGSDSISYDKGEKLLRCKLAAFYRLADLFGWSQLIYNHLTVRVNSDQERFLIVPFGLLYSEVTASSLVKINFQGEIVDRGSTNLGVNQAGFTLHSAIYASRPDVKCIVHIHTPAGAAVSAMKCGLLPISPEALSLGEVAYHDYHGILVDEEETTLIQRNLGPKSKVLILRNHGLVSVGETVEEAFYYIHNLVTACEIQVRTLASAGGPDNLVMLNPSKYKSRPPVPEPAGDGSATHPKWQVGEQEFEALMRMLDNLGYRTGYPYRCPALRDKAKKYSDVENAPSAHGGYSYGEDSDSGARSPLKQSFQRGQRDKTRWVNAGGRPDEPCEDGPDGSSPKSKPKVWTNITHDHVKPLLQSLSSGVCVPSCITNCLWTKEDGLRQAAVANQFIPMNTNPKDVLEMRNKIREQNLQDIKTAGPQSQVLCAGTVVERSFNQRVSIWQDAPLSDCTDTIDGLDVSEGSYSPAKSIRKGELVTASKAIIEKEYQPKVIVSKQGPNPFTKLTDQELEEYHKEVAQKQKGPEDLEQLVEPEEEEPQSQKQTNTPPSTPVRAEEESPPEQTFKDESDAATLRQTLPDLTPDDPSDAPALPAEDSAPAPATADAAEVEEPADAGDQEGEESPSKSPSKKKKKFRTPSFLKKNKKKTES, encoded by the exons ATGAACGGCGACTCAGGTGCCGGCGTGGTGACGGCCCCCCCTCCCACCACAGCCCCTCACAAGGAGCGCTACTTTGACCGGGTGGACGAGAGCAGCCCAGAGTaccagagggagagaaacatgGCGCCCGACCTGCGGCAGGACTTCAACATGATGGAGCAGAGGAAGAGGGTCTCCATGATCCTACAGAGCCCG GCATTCTGCGATGAGCTGGAGACAATGATCCAGGATCAGCTGAAGAAGGGGAAGACGCCCACCAGCCTGCTGGCTCTGCAGCAGATCGCTGACTTCATGACCACCAGCATGCCTTCCATGTATCCCGCCGCGCCACAGGGAGGCATGGCGGCCCTAAACATGA GTTTGGGTATGGTGACTCCAGTGAATGATCTGCGTGGCTCAGACTCTATTTCCTACGACAAGGGAGAGAAGCTGCTCCGCTGCAAGCTGGCTGCCTTTTATCGGCTCGCTGACTTGTTTGGCTGGTCCCAGCTCATCTACAACCACCTCACA GTAAGGGTGAACTCAGACCAGGAGCGCTTCCTGATTGTCCCTTTTGGGCTCCTTTACAGTGAAGTCACCGCTTCCAGTCTG GTGAAGATAAACTTTCAAGGGGAGATAGTGGACCGGGGAAGCACCAATCTCGGGGTCAACCAGGCCGGCTTCACTCTCCACTCCGCCATTTACGCTTCACGGCCAGATGTCAAGTGTATcgtacatatacacacacctgCGGGTGCTGCG GTGTCGGCCATGAAATGCGGCCTGTTGCCCATCTCACCTGAGGCACTCTCCCTGGGTGAAGTGGCCTATCATGACTACCACGGCATACTGGTGGATGAGGAAGAAACTACTCTCATACAGAGGAATCTTGGGCCAAAAAGCAAG GTGCTCATCCTGAGGAACCATGGCCTGGTGTCAGTCGGCGAAACAGTGGAGGAAGCTTTTTATTACATCCACAATCTGGTCACTGCCTGTGAGATCCAG GTGCGAACACTGGCCAGCGCTGGAGGGCCAGACAATCTGGTGATGCTCAACCCATCAAAGTACAAGTCACGCCCGCCGGTCCCAGAACCAGCCGGCGACGGGTCCGCCACACACCCCAAGTGGCAAGTCGGGGAGCAGGAATTTGAGGCTCTCATGAGAATGCTCGACAACTTG GGCTACAGGACGGGCTACCCTTACCGCTGCCCGGCATTGCGAGACAAAGCTAAAAAGTACAGTGACGTGGAGAACGCTCCCTCTGCCCACGGTGGTTACTCATACGGGGAGGACAGTGACTCAGGTGCTCGCTCCCCGCTGAAACAGAGCTTCCAGCGCGGCCAGCGCGACAAGACCCGCTGGGTCAATGCCGGCGGCCGGCCTGACGAGCCCTGTGAGGACGGGCCCGACGGCAGCAGCCCAAAGTCGAAGCCTAAGGTGTGGACGAACATAACACACGATCACGTCAAACCCTTGCTGCAGTCTCTCTCGTCTGGTGTCTGCGTGCCAAGCTGTATAACCAACTGCTTG TGGACAAAGGAAGACGGTCTCCGCCAGGCTGCCGTAGCCAATCAGTTCATCCCAATGAACACCAATCCAAAAGACGTCCTGGAAATGAGGAATAAG atCCGGGAGCAGAACCTGCAGGACATAAAGACAGCAGGACCCCAGTCTCAGGTTCTGTGTGCCGGCACCGTGGTGGAACGCTCCTTTAACCAG AGAGTGTCAATCTGGCAG GACGCCCCTCTGTCTGACTGTACAGACACTATTGATGGCCTCGATGTGTCCGAGGGGTCCTATAGTCCTGCTAAATCAATTAGAAAG GGGGAGCTAGTGACCGCATCCAAGGCCATCATCGAGAAGGAGTACCAGCCCAAGGTCATCGTCAGCAAGCAGGGTCCCAACCCCTTCACCAAGCTCACCGACCAGGAACTGGAGGAGTACCACAAGGAGGTGGCGCAGAAACAGAAAGGGCCTGAAG ACCTGGAGCAGCTAGTAGAGCCTGAAGAGGAGGAGCCCCAAAGCCAGAAACAAACCAACACACCACCCAGCACCCCAGTCAGAGCAGAGGAAG AGTCCCCGCCTGAACAAACCTTTAAGGATGAGAGCGACGCCGCCACCCTGAGACAGACCCTTCCAGATTTAACACCCGACGACCCCTCCGACGCCCCAGCACTTCCTGCCGAGGACTCCGCCCCTGCCCCTGCCACTGCAGACGCAGCCGAGGTGGAGGAGCCCGCTGACGCTGGCGACCAGGAGGGAGAAGAGTCTCCCAGCAAATCACcctccaaaaagaaaaagaagttcCGCACTCCTTCCTtcctaaagaaaaacaaaaaaaagacagagtccTAG
- the add1 gene encoding alpha-adducin isoform X8: MNGDSGAGVVTAPPPTTAPHKERYFDRVDESSPEYQRERNMAPDLRQDFNMMEQRKRVSMILQSPAFCDELETMIQDQLKKGKTPTSLLALQQIADFMTTSMPSMYPAAPQGGMAALNMSLGMVTPVNDLRGSDSISYDKGEKLLRCKLAAFYRLADLFGWSQLIYNHLTVRVNSDQERFLIVPFGLLYSEVTASSLVKINFQGEIVDRGSTNLGVNQAGFTLHSAIYASRPDVKCIVHIHTPAGAAVSAMKCGLLPISPEALSLGEVAYHDYHGILVDEEETTLIQRNLGPKSKVLILRNHGLVSVGETVEEAFYYIHNLVTACEIQVRTLASAGGPDNLVMLNPSKYKSRPPVPEPAGDGSATHPKWQVGEQEFEALMRMLDNLGYRTGYPYRCPALRDKAKKYSDVENAPSAHGGYSYGEDSDSGARSPLKQSFQRGQRDKTRWVNAGGRPDEPCEDGPDGSSPKSKPKVWTNITHDHVKPLLQSLSSGVCVPSCITNCLWTKEDGLRQAAVANQFIPMNTNPKDVLEMRNKIREQNLQDIKTAGPQSQVLCAGTVVERSFNQRVSIWQDAPLSDCTDTIDGLDVSEGSYSPAKSIRKGELVTASKAIIEKEYQPKVIVSKQGPNPFTKLTDQELEEYHKEVAQKQKGPEDLEQLVEPEEEEPQSQKQTNTPPSTPVRAEEGDGNSKEYLLP; this comes from the exons ATGAACGGCGACTCAGGTGCCGGCGTGGTGACGGCCCCCCCTCCCACCACAGCCCCTCACAAGGAGCGCTACTTTGACCGGGTGGACGAGAGCAGCCCAGAGTaccagagggagagaaacatgGCGCCCGACCTGCGGCAGGACTTCAACATGATGGAGCAGAGGAAGAGGGTCTCCATGATCCTACAGAGCCCG GCATTCTGCGATGAGCTGGAGACAATGATCCAGGATCAGCTGAAGAAGGGGAAGACGCCCACCAGCCTGCTGGCTCTGCAGCAGATCGCTGACTTCATGACCACCAGCATGCCTTCCATGTATCCCGCCGCGCCACAGGGAGGCATGGCGGCCCTAAACATGA GTTTGGGTATGGTGACTCCAGTGAATGATCTGCGTGGCTCAGACTCTATTTCCTACGACAAGGGAGAGAAGCTGCTCCGCTGCAAGCTGGCTGCCTTTTATCGGCTCGCTGACTTGTTTGGCTGGTCCCAGCTCATCTACAACCACCTCACA GTAAGGGTGAACTCAGACCAGGAGCGCTTCCTGATTGTCCCTTTTGGGCTCCTTTACAGTGAAGTCACCGCTTCCAGTCTG GTGAAGATAAACTTTCAAGGGGAGATAGTGGACCGGGGAAGCACCAATCTCGGGGTCAACCAGGCCGGCTTCACTCTCCACTCCGCCATTTACGCTTCACGGCCAGATGTCAAGTGTATcgtacatatacacacacctgCGGGTGCTGCG GTGTCGGCCATGAAATGCGGCCTGTTGCCCATCTCACCTGAGGCACTCTCCCTGGGTGAAGTGGCCTATCATGACTACCACGGCATACTGGTGGATGAGGAAGAAACTACTCTCATACAGAGGAATCTTGGGCCAAAAAGCAAG GTGCTCATCCTGAGGAACCATGGCCTGGTGTCAGTCGGCGAAACAGTGGAGGAAGCTTTTTATTACATCCACAATCTGGTCACTGCCTGTGAGATCCAG GTGCGAACACTGGCCAGCGCTGGAGGGCCAGACAATCTGGTGATGCTCAACCCATCAAAGTACAAGTCACGCCCGCCGGTCCCAGAACCAGCCGGCGACGGGTCCGCCACACACCCCAAGTGGCAAGTCGGGGAGCAGGAATTTGAGGCTCTCATGAGAATGCTCGACAACTTG GGCTACAGGACGGGCTACCCTTACCGCTGCCCGGCATTGCGAGACAAAGCTAAAAAGTACAGTGACGTGGAGAACGCTCCCTCTGCCCACGGTGGTTACTCATACGGGGAGGACAGTGACTCAGGTGCTCGCTCCCCGCTGAAACAGAGCTTCCAGCGCGGCCAGCGCGACAAGACCCGCTGGGTCAATGCCGGCGGCCGGCCTGACGAGCCCTGTGAGGACGGGCCCGACGGCAGCAGCCCAAAGTCGAAGCCTAAGGTGTGGACGAACATAACACACGATCACGTCAAACCCTTGCTGCAGTCTCTCTCGTCTGGTGTCTGCGTGCCAAGCTGTATAACCAACTGCTTG TGGACAAAGGAAGACGGTCTCCGCCAGGCTGCCGTAGCCAATCAGTTCATCCCAATGAACACCAATCCAAAAGACGTCCTGGAAATGAGGAATAAG atCCGGGAGCAGAACCTGCAGGACATAAAGACAGCAGGACCCCAGTCTCAGGTTCTGTGTGCCGGCACCGTGGTGGAACGCTCCTTTAACCAG AGAGTGTCAATCTGGCAG GACGCCCCTCTGTCTGACTGTACAGACACTATTGATGGCCTCGATGTGTCCGAGGGGTCCTATAGTCCTGCTAAATCAATTAGAAAG GGGGAGCTAGTGACCGCATCCAAGGCCATCATCGAGAAGGAGTACCAGCCCAAGGTCATCGTCAGCAAGCAGGGTCCCAACCCCTTCACCAAGCTCACCGACCAGGAACTGGAGGAGTACCACAAGGAGGTGGCGCAGAAACAGAAAGGGCCTGAAG ACCTGGAGCAGCTAGTAGAGCCTGAAGAGGAGGAGCCCCAAAGCCAGAAACAAACCAACACACCACCCAGCACCCCAGTCAGAGCAGAGGAAG GAGATGGAAATTCAAAAGAGTACCTGTTGCCATA A
- the add1 gene encoding alpha-adducin isoform X2, translating into MNGDSGAGVVTAPPPTTAPHKERYFDRVDESSPEYQRERNMAPDLRQDFNMMEQRKRVSMILQSPAFCDELETMIQDQLKKGKTPTSLLALQQIADFMTTSMPSMYPAAPQGGMAALNMSLGMVTPVNDLRGSDSISYDKGEKLLRCKLAAFYRLADLFGWSQLIYNHLTVRVNSDQERFLIVPFGLLYSEVTASSLVKINFQGEIVDRGSTNLGVNQAGFTLHSAIYASRPDVKCIVHIHTPAGAAVSAMKCGLLPISPEALSLGEVAYHDYHGILVDEEETTLIQRNLGPKSKVLILRNHGLVSVGETVEEAFYYIHNLVTACEIQVRTLASAGGPDNLVMLNPSKYKSRPPVPEPAGDGSATHPKWQVGEQEFEALMRMLDNLGYRTGYPYRCPALRDKAKKYSDVENAPSAHGGYSYGEDSDSGARSPLKQSFQRGQRDKTRWVNAGGRPDEPCEDGPDGSSPKSKPKVWTNITHDHVKPLLQSLSSGVCVPSCITNCLWTKEDGLRQAAVANQFIPMNTNPKDVLEMRNKIREQNLQDIKTAGPQSQVLCAGTVVERSFNQDAPLSDCTDTIDGLDVSEGSYSPAKSIRKGELVTASKAIIEKEYQPKVIVSKQGPNPFTKLTDQELEEYHKEVAQKQKGPEDLEQLVEPEEEEPQSQKQTNTPPSTPVRAEEESPPEQTFKDESDAATLRQTLPDLTPDDPSDAPALPAEDSAPAPATADAAEVEEPADAGDQEGEESPSKSPSKKKKKFRTPSFLKKNKKKTES; encoded by the exons ATGAACGGCGACTCAGGTGCCGGCGTGGTGACGGCCCCCCCTCCCACCACAGCCCCTCACAAGGAGCGCTACTTTGACCGGGTGGACGAGAGCAGCCCAGAGTaccagagggagagaaacatgGCGCCCGACCTGCGGCAGGACTTCAACATGATGGAGCAGAGGAAGAGGGTCTCCATGATCCTACAGAGCCCG GCATTCTGCGATGAGCTGGAGACAATGATCCAGGATCAGCTGAAGAAGGGGAAGACGCCCACCAGCCTGCTGGCTCTGCAGCAGATCGCTGACTTCATGACCACCAGCATGCCTTCCATGTATCCCGCCGCGCCACAGGGAGGCATGGCGGCCCTAAACATGA GTTTGGGTATGGTGACTCCAGTGAATGATCTGCGTGGCTCAGACTCTATTTCCTACGACAAGGGAGAGAAGCTGCTCCGCTGCAAGCTGGCTGCCTTTTATCGGCTCGCTGACTTGTTTGGCTGGTCCCAGCTCATCTACAACCACCTCACA GTAAGGGTGAACTCAGACCAGGAGCGCTTCCTGATTGTCCCTTTTGGGCTCCTTTACAGTGAAGTCACCGCTTCCAGTCTG GTGAAGATAAACTTTCAAGGGGAGATAGTGGACCGGGGAAGCACCAATCTCGGGGTCAACCAGGCCGGCTTCACTCTCCACTCCGCCATTTACGCTTCACGGCCAGATGTCAAGTGTATcgtacatatacacacacctgCGGGTGCTGCG GTGTCGGCCATGAAATGCGGCCTGTTGCCCATCTCACCTGAGGCACTCTCCCTGGGTGAAGTGGCCTATCATGACTACCACGGCATACTGGTGGATGAGGAAGAAACTACTCTCATACAGAGGAATCTTGGGCCAAAAAGCAAG GTGCTCATCCTGAGGAACCATGGCCTGGTGTCAGTCGGCGAAACAGTGGAGGAAGCTTTTTATTACATCCACAATCTGGTCACTGCCTGTGAGATCCAG GTGCGAACACTGGCCAGCGCTGGAGGGCCAGACAATCTGGTGATGCTCAACCCATCAAAGTACAAGTCACGCCCGCCGGTCCCAGAACCAGCCGGCGACGGGTCCGCCACACACCCCAAGTGGCAAGTCGGGGAGCAGGAATTTGAGGCTCTCATGAGAATGCTCGACAACTTG GGCTACAGGACGGGCTACCCTTACCGCTGCCCGGCATTGCGAGACAAAGCTAAAAAGTACAGTGACGTGGAGAACGCTCCCTCTGCCCACGGTGGTTACTCATACGGGGAGGACAGTGACTCAGGTGCTCGCTCCCCGCTGAAACAGAGCTTCCAGCGCGGCCAGCGCGACAAGACCCGCTGGGTCAATGCCGGCGGCCGGCCTGACGAGCCCTGTGAGGACGGGCCCGACGGCAGCAGCCCAAAGTCGAAGCCTAAGGTGTGGACGAACATAACACACGATCACGTCAAACCCTTGCTGCAGTCTCTCTCGTCTGGTGTCTGCGTGCCAAGCTGTATAACCAACTGCTTG TGGACAAAGGAAGACGGTCTCCGCCAGGCTGCCGTAGCCAATCAGTTCATCCCAATGAACACCAATCCAAAAGACGTCCTGGAAATGAGGAATAAG atCCGGGAGCAGAACCTGCAGGACATAAAGACAGCAGGACCCCAGTCTCAGGTTCTGTGTGCCGGCACCGTGGTGGAACGCTCCTTTAACCAG GACGCCCCTCTGTCTGACTGTACAGACACTATTGATGGCCTCGATGTGTCCGAGGGGTCCTATAGTCCTGCTAAATCAATTAGAAAG GGGGAGCTAGTGACCGCATCCAAGGCCATCATCGAGAAGGAGTACCAGCCCAAGGTCATCGTCAGCAAGCAGGGTCCCAACCCCTTCACCAAGCTCACCGACCAGGAACTGGAGGAGTACCACAAGGAGGTGGCGCAGAAACAGAAAGGGCCTGAAG ACCTGGAGCAGCTAGTAGAGCCTGAAGAGGAGGAGCCCCAAAGCCAGAAACAAACCAACACACCACCCAGCACCCCAGTCAGAGCAGAGGAAG AGTCCCCGCCTGAACAAACCTTTAAGGATGAGAGCGACGCCGCCACCCTGAGACAGACCCTTCCAGATTTAACACCCGACGACCCCTCCGACGCCCCAGCACTTCCTGCCGAGGACTCCGCCCCTGCCCCTGCCACTGCAGACGCAGCCGAGGTGGAGGAGCCCGCTGACGCTGGCGACCAGGAGGGAGAAGAGTCTCCCAGCAAATCACcctccaaaaagaaaaagaagttcCGCACTCCTTCCTtcctaaagaaaaacaaaaaaaagacagagtccTAG
- the add1 gene encoding alpha-adducin isoform X3, translating to MNGDSGAGVVTAPPPTTAPHKERYFDRVDESSPEYQRERNMAPDLRQDFNMMEQRKRVSMILQSPAFCDELETMIQDQLKKGKTPTSLLALQQIADFMTTSMPSMYPAAPQGGMAALNMSLGMVTPVNDLRGSDSISYDKGEKLLRCKLAAFYRLADLFGWSQLIYNHLTVRVNSDQERFLIVPFGLLYSEVTASSLVKINFQGEIVDRGSTNLGVNQAGFTLHSAIYASRPDVKCIVHIHTPAGAAVSAMKCGLLPISPEALSLGEVAYHDYHGILVDEEETTLIQRNLGPKSKVLILRNHGLVSVGETVEEAFYYIHNLVTACEIQVRTLASAGGPDNLVMLNPSKYKSRPPVPEPAGDGSATHPKWQVGEQEFEALMRMLDNLGYRTGYPYRCPALRDKAKKYSDVENAPSAHGGYSYGEDSDSGARSPLKQSFQRGQRDKTRWVNAGGRPDEPCEDGPDGSSPKSKPKWTKEDGLRQAAVANQFIPMNTNPKDVLEMRNKIREQNLQDIKTAGPQSQVLCAGTVVERSFNQRVSIWQDAPLSDCTDTIDGLDVSEGSYSPAKSIRKGELVTASKAIIEKEYQPKVIVSKQGPNPFTKLTDQELEEYHKEVAQKQKGPEDLEQLVEPEEEEPQSQKQTNTPPSTPVRAEEESPPEQTFKDESDAATLRQTLPDLTPDDPSDAPALPAEDSAPAPATADAAEVEEPADAGDQEGEESPSKSPSKKKKKFRTPSFLKKNKKKTES from the exons ATGAACGGCGACTCAGGTGCCGGCGTGGTGACGGCCCCCCCTCCCACCACAGCCCCTCACAAGGAGCGCTACTTTGACCGGGTGGACGAGAGCAGCCCAGAGTaccagagggagagaaacatgGCGCCCGACCTGCGGCAGGACTTCAACATGATGGAGCAGAGGAAGAGGGTCTCCATGATCCTACAGAGCCCG GCATTCTGCGATGAGCTGGAGACAATGATCCAGGATCAGCTGAAGAAGGGGAAGACGCCCACCAGCCTGCTGGCTCTGCAGCAGATCGCTGACTTCATGACCACCAGCATGCCTTCCATGTATCCCGCCGCGCCACAGGGAGGCATGGCGGCCCTAAACATGA GTTTGGGTATGGTGACTCCAGTGAATGATCTGCGTGGCTCAGACTCTATTTCCTACGACAAGGGAGAGAAGCTGCTCCGCTGCAAGCTGGCTGCCTTTTATCGGCTCGCTGACTTGTTTGGCTGGTCCCAGCTCATCTACAACCACCTCACA GTAAGGGTGAACTCAGACCAGGAGCGCTTCCTGATTGTCCCTTTTGGGCTCCTTTACAGTGAAGTCACCGCTTCCAGTCTG GTGAAGATAAACTTTCAAGGGGAGATAGTGGACCGGGGAAGCACCAATCTCGGGGTCAACCAGGCCGGCTTCACTCTCCACTCCGCCATTTACGCTTCACGGCCAGATGTCAAGTGTATcgtacatatacacacacctgCGGGTGCTGCG GTGTCGGCCATGAAATGCGGCCTGTTGCCCATCTCACCTGAGGCACTCTCCCTGGGTGAAGTGGCCTATCATGACTACCACGGCATACTGGTGGATGAGGAAGAAACTACTCTCATACAGAGGAATCTTGGGCCAAAAAGCAAG GTGCTCATCCTGAGGAACCATGGCCTGGTGTCAGTCGGCGAAACAGTGGAGGAAGCTTTTTATTACATCCACAATCTGGTCACTGCCTGTGAGATCCAG GTGCGAACACTGGCCAGCGCTGGAGGGCCAGACAATCTGGTGATGCTCAACCCATCAAAGTACAAGTCACGCCCGCCGGTCCCAGAACCAGCCGGCGACGGGTCCGCCACACACCCCAAGTGGCAAGTCGGGGAGCAGGAATTTGAGGCTCTCATGAGAATGCTCGACAACTTG GGCTACAGGACGGGCTACCCTTACCGCTGCCCGGCATTGCGAGACAAAGCTAAAAAGTACAGTGACGTGGAGAACGCTCCCTCTGCCCACGGTGGTTACTCATACGGGGAGGACAGTGACTCAGGTGCTCGCTCCCCGCTGAAACAGAGCTTCCAGCGCGGCCAGCGCGACAAGACCCGCTGGGTCAATGCCGGCGGCCGGCCTGACGAGCCCTGTGAGGACGGGCCCGACGGCAGCAGCCCAAAGTCGAAGCCTAAG TGGACAAAGGAAGACGGTCTCCGCCAGGCTGCCGTAGCCAATCAGTTCATCCCAATGAACACCAATCCAAAAGACGTCCTGGAAATGAGGAATAAG atCCGGGAGCAGAACCTGCAGGACATAAAGACAGCAGGACCCCAGTCTCAGGTTCTGTGTGCCGGCACCGTGGTGGAACGCTCCTTTAACCAG AGAGTGTCAATCTGGCAG GACGCCCCTCTGTCTGACTGTACAGACACTATTGATGGCCTCGATGTGTCCGAGGGGTCCTATAGTCCTGCTAAATCAATTAGAAAG GGGGAGCTAGTGACCGCATCCAAGGCCATCATCGAGAAGGAGTACCAGCCCAAGGTCATCGTCAGCAAGCAGGGTCCCAACCCCTTCACCAAGCTCACCGACCAGGAACTGGAGGAGTACCACAAGGAGGTGGCGCAGAAACAGAAAGGGCCTGAAG ACCTGGAGCAGCTAGTAGAGCCTGAAGAGGAGGAGCCCCAAAGCCAGAAACAAACCAACACACCACCCAGCACCCCAGTCAGAGCAGAGGAAG AGTCCCCGCCTGAACAAACCTTTAAGGATGAGAGCGACGCCGCCACCCTGAGACAGACCCTTCCAGATTTAACACCCGACGACCCCTCCGACGCCCCAGCACTTCCTGCCGAGGACTCCGCCCCTGCCCCTGCCACTGCAGACGCAGCCGAGGTGGAGGAGCCCGCTGACGCTGGCGACCAGGAGGGAGAAGAGTCTCCCAGCAAATCACcctccaaaaagaaaaagaagttcCGCACTCCTTCCTtcctaaagaaaaacaaaaaaaagacagagtccTAG